The genomic DNA ACCAAGGTATAGCTGCCACACCACCCTTACCAATGCACCATTTCGAGGCCTTCTCCCACGGCAAATTTCCAAGGCTACAATCCCAAAGCAATACATGTCTGTTTCTTTGCGAGCTCTTTGTTCTTGCATATATTCCGGTGCTAAGTATACAGGTGTTCCCACAACCATTGTTGTTTGAGTCCTTTCTCCTCGGTCCACGAGTTTCGAAACTCCGAAATCACAGAGCTTAGTCGTGAAATCCAGGTCTAGCAACACATTATCTGATTTGATATCTCTATGGAGAACACACTGCTCTTCACCTTTATGAAGATACTGAAGAGCTGATGCCAAGCCTATAGCTATTTTATACCTTACATGCCAAGAGAGTGTTGGTTTTTCGCCATGAAGATGGCTCTCAAGGCTGCCGTTTGGCATGTATTGATACACAAGTAACAATTGGCTTTTTTCATGACACCAACCGATTAACCTTACCAAGTTTTCATGTTTTAAACGACTTATTACATTAAGTTCGTTGATAAAAAAACTCTCGGACTTGGCAAATATTCTTTTTATTGCAACTATGCTATGATCATCCAATTTTCCTTTATAAACATGCGCGGACCCTCCTTGGCCCAACCTTTTGTTTTCTGCAAATCCATTGGTAGCTTCATATAGTTGTTGGTACCCAAATCTTATCTGTATACCTCCTCCATCAAAATGTGTTCCATTTTTCAGCCGTAGGCAACCTTTAATGCCCCCTTTCTGCAGCAGGAACCAAACTGTTAATAGGCCAAGCAACAACACGACTGCACAAACTGGAACAAGAACAATCACATATGTTCTTGTGCTCTTTTTTTTACTAGGCTTTGGTTGCTTGGTTTCCAAATTCGAGGTGAATTTCCATGATTTAATGGTATTGTACTCTGCCAACTGGCCTGTTTCGGCTGAAAATCCAATTTTAACCCACTGCGGGAGAGTTTTCATCAGATCGATCACATAAGAAAGAGAAGAATTACCCATAAAAATAGGGTTTTCATCATATGTCCAGAACACACTCAGGTTTTTGGTAATGGCATTGTAAGTAATCCAAGCGTTCGCCAATTTCCCACTGTTTGAACCAGCATTCCATGGGACATAAACAGCTGACGCCATGGAGTTGTTATTGAtcctgtagcgacgtaaaaatttcttattttggtcactaattgaggcgatttattggaaatttaaaaatcaactttcgattttattaaaaaagggagtcgccaccgatcttttttcctaggtgtgatcggacacctaataaatcctctttttcgaaagaaaatttattttttaaacaaaaagaaggccgcgtttaggtctacgtttaaagccagagaaaaaaatagggtt from Gossypium arboreum isolate Shixiya-1 chromosome 9, ASM2569848v2, whole genome shotgun sequence includes the following:
- the LOC108455525 gene encoding L-type lectin-domain containing receptor kinase IX.1-like — encoded protein: MENVINDNSIASAIYVPWDASSNSRKLANAWITYNNLSVFWTYDENPVFMGNSSLSYVFDLMKTLPQCVKIEFFSRYEEEQHYIQTMSASCRLHHLNAHCFFLLIFVQLFLPFARPVSFDITRFDTTTNNIAYEGDAHPSLGNLELNIVEYLCRVGWAMYTEPIRIWDSSTFSLTDFTTHFSFTINTRNASNYGNGFAFFLAPVDYQIPPNSAGGYLRLLNSSTATGTSRTQIITVEFDSYSNGDWDPPTEHIGINNNSMASAVYVPWNAGSNSGKLANAWITYNAITKNLSVFWTYDENPIFMGNSSLSYVIDLMKTLPQWVKIGFSAETGQLAEYNTIKSWKFTSNLETKQPKPSKKKSTRTYVIVLVPVCAVVLLLGLLTVWFLLQKGGIKGCLRLKNGTHFDGGGIQIRFGYQQLYEATNGFAENKRLGQGGSAHVYKGKLDDHSIVAIKRIFAKSESFFINELNVISRLKHENLVRLIGWCHEKSQLLLVYQYMPNGSLESHLHGEKPTLSWHVRYKIAIGLASALQYLHKGEEQCVLHRDIKSDNVLLDLDFTTKLCDFGVSKLVDRGERTQTTMVVGTPVYLAPEYMQEQRARKETDMYCFGIVALEICRGRRPRNGALVRVVWQLYLGGIVVEAADARLENFDVNEMRCLLTVGLWCTNPNHSEMPTAEQVLNVLQNESPLPNLPPDMYPPPLPPLEIDTVGSVTPLI